A single region of the Verrucomicrobiota bacterium genome encodes:
- a CDS encoding YbhB/YbcL family Raf kinase inhibitor-like protein — MNARKQLIQYLPLLIAALTPGVFSLLALAAEPNETGNTGAKPKSALVLRSSEVTNGGTLPKDYTGDGTSSTLPLEWNGAPGNTKSYAVIMHHIDPKGEAKWYWTLYNIPASVQSLPKNVKGVGTLGNNSVNNRTEYAPPHSKGPGPKTYIYTVYALSAPPEITVPPAKVNREVLLTAMKDKILATAELSVVYSRPAGATDGPADHPPRDPNRQGGERRPPTQP; from the coding sequence ATGAACGCACGAAAACAACTTATTCAATATCTGCCCCTGCTGATTGCGGCACTAACGCCTGGTGTATTCTCCCTATTGGCTCTGGCCGCCGAACCGAATGAAACTGGAAACACCGGCGCGAAACCGAAGTCTGCGTTGGTGCTGCGCAGTTCCGAGGTAACTAATGGCGGAACCTTGCCCAAGGATTACACTGGGGATGGCACCAGTTCCACCCTGCCGCTGGAATGGAACGGCGCACCGGGCAACACCAAAAGTTACGCCGTCATCATGCACCATATTGATCCCAAAGGCGAGGCCAAGTGGTACTGGACTCTCTATAACATTCCGGCCAGCGTTCAGTCCCTGCCCAAAAATGTGAAAGGGGTGGGCACGCTGGGCAACAACAGTGTCAACAATCGCACCGAATATGCGCCCCCGCATTCCAAGGGGCCCGGTCCCAAGACCTATATCTATACCGTCTATGCGCTCTCCGCACCGCCGGAAATCACCGTTCCGCCCGCCAAAGTCAATCGCGAGGTGTTGCTCACCGCGATGAAAGATAAAATCCTCGCCACCGCAGAACTGAGCGTCGTTTATTCACGGCCCGCCGGTGCGACGGATGGCCCGGCTGACCACCCCCCGCGTGATCCCAATCGCCAAGGGGGCGAACGCAGACCGCCAACCCAACCATGA
- a CDS encoding SUMF1/EgtB/PvdO family nonheme iron enzyme has translation MKLCYAMLRLVLTLTLGQSAVMPVQAALPPGMALIPVGTFEMGDHHGFVDPKHGSDEIPIHKVQLDSFHIGINNVTTKEYCEFLHAAQGQKLIEVRNGGVYLAGGKDLLCDTRQTSTCSRIGWDGKTFSVLDKKERHPMVCVRWAGAAVYCNWLSAKMGVPACYDTATWDCDFNKSGYRLPTEAEWEYAARGGQYNPYWNFATANEADPTRANWPESKNPFRSGSLPWTTPVGFFDGKVHQKAEAGWPGAQDTFQTANGVNAFGLNDMAGNVWQWCTEWYERNYYAYSPATNPPGPATGSPMPDGKPYRCMRGGSWFNGEYGHSRVSNRDPSYFRGPDPITHLSDPDGPYFHIGFRVLLPINAESRPVIKPTPVQKVQQNDGGGGGGDRPPRDPNRPGGGQKGKGKGGRDGGGRGPEGGTGDRPPRDNNQQ, from the coding sequence ATGAAATTGTGTTATGCAATGTTGCGGTTGGTGCTGACGCTCACTTTGGGCCAGTCTGCGGTCATGCCGGTCCAGGCTGCGTTGCCGCCCGGGATGGCGCTGATTCCTGTCGGCACCTTTGAAATGGGCGATCACCATGGCTTCGTGGACCCCAAGCATGGTAGTGACGAAATCCCCATCCACAAGGTGCAACTGGATTCGTTCCATATCGGGATCAACAATGTGACGACGAAGGAATACTGCGAGTTTCTCCATGCTGCGCAGGGGCAGAAACTGATCGAGGTGCGGAATGGCGGCGTGTACCTCGCGGGCGGCAAGGACCTGCTTTGTGACACGCGCCAGACATCCACGTGCAGCCGGATTGGTTGGGACGGCAAGACCTTCAGCGTGCTCGATAAAAAGGAGCGCCATCCGATGGTATGTGTCCGCTGGGCGGGGGCGGCGGTTTACTGCAACTGGCTGAGCGCAAAAATGGGAGTGCCAGCGTGCTATGACACGGCCACCTGGGACTGCGACTTTAACAAAAGTGGTTACCGGCTGCCCACTGAAGCCGAGTGGGAATACGCCGCGCGCGGTGGCCAGTATAATCCTTACTGGAATTTTGCCACGGCCAACGAGGCGGATCCCACCAGAGCCAACTGGCCGGAATCCAAGAACCCCTTCCGCAGCGGTTCGCTGCCGTGGACCACGCCGGTCGGTTTCTTCGACGGCAAAGTGCATCAAAAAGCCGAGGCCGGTTGGCCCGGGGCACAGGATACGTTTCAAACCGCCAATGGCGTGAATGCCTTCGGCCTTAACGACATGGCCGGCAACGTCTGGCAATGGTGCACCGAGTGGTATGAGCGCAATTATTATGCGTATTCGCCAGCCACCAATCCGCCCGGTCCGGCCACGGGCAGTCCCATGCCGGATGGCAAACCGTACCGGTGCATGCGCGGCGGCAGTTGGTTCAATGGCGAGTATGGGCACAGCCGCGTCTCGAATCGCGATCCCTCGTATTTCCGCGGCCCTGACCCCATCACCCACCTTAGCGATCCCGATGGTCCCTATTTCCATATCGGCTTCCGGGTATTGCTGCCGATCAACGCCGAGAGCCGTCCGGTGATCAAGCCAACCCCCGTCCAAAAGGTACAACAGAACGACGGCGGTGGCGGCGGCGGTGATCGTCCGCCGCGCGATCCCAATCGCCCCGGTGGCGGGCAAAAAGGCAAAGGCAAGGGCGGCAGAGACGGCGGCGGACGAGGCCCCGAGGGCGGGACTGGTGACCGCCCGCCGCGTGATAATAATCAGCAATAG